The genomic window GAATAACTAGGCATAAACTCAAAAATTCAACCCGCTTTTGACTGCAACACCCATGAATCAACTGAACAATGGTTTCACTATATTTCTGAGTCTGCTAGTCGAGGCGATGCCTTTTTTGCTTCTAGGGGTTTTATTCTCTAGTGTGCTGCTATTTTTTGTTGATGAGCGCAAACTAGTAGAGAGAATGCCCAAAAACCCACTAATGGGTGCTATAGTTGGCAGCCTGGTTGGCTTTTTGTTTCCGGTGTGTGAATGTGGCAATGTGCCGGTAGCAAGGCGGTTGCTGATGCAAGGAGTACCCACACCTGTAGCAGTTGGTTTTTTACTAGCAGCACCAACAATCAACCCGATTGTAATTTGGGCAACCTGGACAGCATTTCGCGATCAGCCAGAAATTGTAGTTCTGAGAGTGGTATTTTCTTTATTAATTGCCATCATTATCGGTTATGTGTTTAGTTTTCAAACAGACTTGCAACCCATAGTGCAACCAGCGATCGCCCGTTATTTGAAATTTAATCCCCCCCACAAACCAGAACCAAAACGCCGGGGTCAATATCAATCAGGACAACAAGCTGCCAACAAACCAAATATATTACGTTCTGGGACTTACATTTTAGGGGGAAGAGCAGGTATGACTACACGGCTGGATGCCAACTTAGTCCCAGCCGATGAACCCACCCTCACGACGAGTAAACCCCCAGGAGATAAACTCCGTCTGGTGCTAGATAATAGCATCCAAGAGTTGCGAGAATTGGGAGGCGTAATGGTTTTAGGTAGTGCGATCGCAGCAGCAATTCAAGTTCTAGCTCCCCGTGATTTAATTCTCAGCCTCGGTGCTGGGCCGATTACCTCAATTTTGGTCATGCTAGTGTTAGCCGCCGTCGTATCCATTTGTTCTACCGTCGATTCCTTTTTCGCCTTATCCTTCGCCTCAACCTTTAGCACTGGTTCTTTATTAGCATTTTTGGTATTCGGCCCCATGATTGACATCAAAAGCGTCGGCTTGATGTTATCCATGTTCAAACCCAAAACTATCTTTTACCTATTTGCCT from Nostoc sp. UHCC 0870 includes these protein-coding regions:
- a CDS encoding permease, with amino-acid sequence MNQLNNGFTIFLSLLVEAMPFLLLGVLFSSVLLFFVDERKLVERMPKNPLMGAIVGSLVGFLFPVCECGNVPVARRLLMQGVPTPVAVGFLLAAPTINPIVIWATWTAFRDQPEIVVLRVVFSLLIAIIIGYVFSFQTDLQPIVQPAIARYLKFNPPHKPEPKRRGQYQSGQQAANKPNILRSGTYILGGRAGMTTRLDANLVPADEPTLTTSKPPGDKLRLVLDNSIQELRELGGVMVLGSAIAAAIQVLAPRDLILSLGAGPITSILVMLVLAAVVSICSTVDSFFALSFASTFSTGSLLAFLVFGPMIDIKSVGLMLSMFKPKTIFYLFALAGQLTFLFTLFINLHVI